One Phaseolus vulgaris cultivar G19833 chromosome 11, P. vulgaris v2.0, whole genome shotgun sequence genomic window carries:
- the LOC137839282 gene encoding uncharacterized protein, with product MCVDFTDLNKAFPKDSYPLPSIDALVDSASGGKLLSFLDAFSGYNQIRMHPRDECKTAFMTERSCYYYKVMPFGLNNAGATYQRLMDRVLSPMLRRNVHAYVDDMVVTSREKEHHVTDLEELFTTILSFTVVVVTDLPIQKVLKKPDVAGRMVKWAVELSEFDIQYEPRGPIKGQVFADFVVELSSVATPSEGLDFRWVLSVDGSSNQQGSGAGVILEGPNGVLIEQSLRFAFKASNNQAEYEALIARMLLAIEMGARSLVAKSDSLLVTGQVTGEFQAKDPQMAAYLEYVQLLKTSFTEFELVHVSREQNARADLLAKLASSGKGGKQRTVIQETLKVPRAFMSDNQVLQVYKSMERLAIGHRSLTQETLKAPRVKAQPAKTDEVMEVCAVREPDAWITPYQLYLEDGVLPLDPAEAKRIKRSSSKFTLIDGNLFRFGFSHPVQICVYGEQCTRLMSELHEGVCGSHVGGRALASRILRAGYYWPTLKEDCVRHAQRCK from the exons atgtgtgtggacttcactgacctcaacaaggcattCCCCAAAGATTCCTACCCTCTACCCAGTATAGACGCACTGGTGGATAGCGCGTCAGGGGGGAAGCTACtcagtttcttggatgcattctcgggatacaaccaaatcagaatgcaccccagggatgaatgcaagacagcattcatgactgaacggtcttgctactactacaaggtaatgccgtttgggctgaataatgcgggggctacctatcAGCGACTAATGGacagggtgctctcgcccatgctcaGAAGAAACGTGcatgcatatgtagatgacatggtggtcacatcCCGAGAGAAGGAGCATCATGTGACCGATCTGGAGgaactattcaccaccatcctcag cttcacagtagtGGTAGTGACAGATTTGCCCATTCAAAAGGTGCTAAAGAAACCAGAtgtagcgggaaggatggtcaagtgggcggtggaattgtctgagttcgacattcagtatgagccccgaggaccgataaaggggcaggtgttcgccgactttgtggtcgagctgtcgtcgGTCGCGACACCTTCGGAAGGATTAGACTTCCGATGGgtattatcggtggatggctcttCTAATCAACAAGGAAGCGgcgctggggtcattttggaaggcccgaacggagtgctgatcgagcagtccctccgttttgccttcaaggctagcaacaatcaggcggagtatgaagccctgatcgcaagAATGTTGCTAGCCATAGAAATGGGAGCGAGAAGTCTGGTTGCTAAGAGTgactctttgctagtcaccgggcaagttacgggggagttccaggcgaaagatccccagatggcagcttacctagagtatgtacaactcctgaagacgtccttcaccgagtttgaacTGGTTCATGTGtcgagagagcaaaatgccagagcagacctgcttgccaagctggccagctcaggcaaggggggaaagcagaggaccgtcattcaggagaccttgaaggtaccgcgagcgttcatgtcagacaaccaggtacttcaagtGTACAAGTCGATGGAGCGTCTGGCGATCGGTCATCGTTCACTAACCCAAGAGACGTTGAAAGCGCCAAGGGTTAAAGCGCAACCGGCAAAGACCGATGAGGTGATGGAAGTCTGCGCTGTGAGGGAGCCCGACGCGTGGATAACACCGTACCAGTTGTatttagaagatggtgtactcccactggacccggcagaggcaaaaagaataaagcgGAGCTCGAGTAAGTTTACTTTGATTGATGGAAACCTGTTTAGATTTGGGTTTTCTCATcctgtgcagatctgcgtgTATGGAGAGCAATGCACTAGGCTTATGTCAGAGCtacacgagggggtgtgcggaagtcATGTGGgcggtcgcgctttggcaagtaggatccttcgcgcagggtactactggccaacgctgaaggaagactgcgtgagGCATGCTCAACGTTGCAAATAG